The Molothrus ater isolate BHLD 08-10-18 breed brown headed cowbird chromosome 10, BPBGC_Mater_1.1, whole genome shotgun sequence sequence atctttcagagaaagagaatttattgctcccttatcagaagaaacaaacttcttcccaccttgctcagcCATGAAGACAccgttaggattcagaggaagaagctgacactgcccagacagaatcctgtgtttgaatggaatttatgcatcatgtgtgagatgtatgaatatgcaacaggttattgtttttaagggttaatcctctgttaagGTGGGTcctttttgggcttattttgcctAGAAAAAGGTACCTAGACTGttctgtaactctttgtctctattgtctcgtattgtcctaatccaaattgtccaaatttttattactctaattatattgctattttataactattttattatcattaaacttttaaaacttaaaaaaaaaccccaagtgattggcatttttcacagcgagctttgagcctgctttgccttagtgctgctcctgcctcccagcaCCAAATGAGTGCACAGGTGGTGATGAGCCCAGAGCGAACCCACCGCGCCCATTGCTACATCGGCCGGGAAATCTCAGATTGGCCAACCCAAACCGCTACACTCCTGTGCCACGAGATGGAGCAACTCAGttgcaaacagctctgcagagccaccagATGAAGGGGATGGGACATTTCACCCCATCTCTGGCTCACccagtggctgcaggcagctctgcatcACAGCAGTGGATGCTCTCTCTTCTCAAGCAGGGCAAATGCTTTTCTCACTGGTTAGGCTATGatttaaatcaagaaaaaacCTCACCATGTCTTCACTGCCCAACCCTGTGTGGTTACTGACTTGTCATAAACTGGAAGGCTGACAGCAGCATCAGCCCCATGCTGACACTTCCCAAGAGCCAGACCAACATCTGGAGAGCCAGGAGGACCttggctggcactgcccagcactgcaaGGAGAAGGCTGCCCTTAAGGGCAAGCACAGGGAATCGGCAGAACTTCTCTGGTTGCCATTGAGGGACATGTGTGTGTCCTGAAGGTGAGGTCTGTGTGTCCTGAAGGTGAAGTCTGTGTGTCCTGAAGATATGTGTGTGGCCTGAAGATGACATCTGTGTGTCCTGAAGGTGAGATATCTGTGTGGCCTGAAGATGACATCTGTGTGTCCTGAAGGTGAGATATCTGTGTGTCCTGAAGGTGAGGCCTGTGTGTCCTGAAGGTGAGATATCTGTGTGTCCTGAAGGTGAGGTCTGTGTGTCCTGAAGGTGAGATATGCATGGCCTGAAGATGAGGTCTGTGTGTCCTGAAGGTGAGAAATATGTGTGTCCTGAAGATGAGGTCTGTGTGGCCTGAAGATGAGGTCTGTGTGGCCtggaggtctgtgtgtgtgtcctgaaACTGAGATCTGTATGTCCTGAAGGTGAGATCTGTGTGTGGCCTGAAGATGAGATCTGTGTGGCCTGAAGATGAGATCTCTGTGTGGCCTGAAGGTGAAATCTGTGTGGCCTGAAGGTGAGATCTCTGTGTAGCCTGAAGATGAGATCTGTGTGGCCTGAAGGTGAGATCTGTGTGGCCTGAAGGTGAGATCTCTGTGTGGCCTTAAGATGAGGTCTGTGTGTCCTGAAGGTGAGGTCTGTGTAGCAGCAGTGATATAGCAAAGTCCTCAATACCAACAAAAAAGTGCATGTGAAGCAGCTCCTTCATGAGGAAAAAGGCACAAGATGATGCATCAGTATCAGGAATCATGTGAAACAGGAGGTGCTTCACACACTGGTGGGCATTGGTGACACACACAGATGTGTCAAGGACAGAGGAGAAGGTGCAGAGGTGGCCCTCTTCTCCCACATCTCCATGAAAAGGGACCCACACTTGGACTTGAGGACTTTGTGAAGAGACACATCCCAttagcacagagcagagcctgtgctgagaacagaaagcagcagaaacctTGCTGCCCACTGCTTTCCCCTGCATCCCAAGTAATGAACACTGTAGGAGTCCTTcaggggctgtcccagcctTTCCATTGTGCTGCTCACTGGGATCCTTGtcaccctccccagcagccctcagcATCACACCTTTTCATCCATTCCATTTGAAGGGAGAGGAGCCTTCACACCTTGTCCCAGGTGCATTTGTACCCCTGCCCGTGCCTTCCTGGCCATTTCTTCCCTGAAGAACTCACAAGGAtatgtcacagacatattttatggaaaatcctttccttaggatttttcctcctgagaagctgagaggcctcaggaacaaaatgtaaccaatggttatctgctgctgtggaatgcaacaggtgcatctgggattgggctcatggggttgtttctaattaatggccaatcacagcccagctggctcggacagagtctgagacacaagcctttgttatcattctttctttttctattcttagccagccttctgatgaaatcttttcttctattcttttagtatagttttcatataatatatatcataaaataataaatcaagccttctgaacatggagtcagatcctcatctcttccctcatcctcagacccctgtgaacagggGCACAAGGACACTGCTGGAACAAAAGCAGATCACTCACTGGGGGTGGCTGAGCCacccctgctgcttccccatccTGCGTTTCCCACAGCATCTGTCTCCAGATGTGGAGtctcacagagctctgtgcagccaggggacacctggctggggacagcctcCAGCAAGGTGGGCAGTGCTCAGAACATGAGGGTCAGAGAGGAAAtgagacagaagaaaaagcccCGAGCATGTGAGGGAGGGGAAAACCTTGAGTGGGAAAAGAGAGCCCTCGCTGTGAGCTTTGGTGGCAGTTTCAGAAGTGGCATCTgcaaagcccagagcagggcaggagcacagagcagcaccaagctaaaaatgaaaactttggTCTTGCTGATGAAGAGGAACAAGAAACAACATGTACTAAAGAAAGTCCACCACATAATCCAAACTacactaaaaaaaccccaaaactccaaAAATCTACAATATGTCAATATATCTACATACAATATATCAACATCTACAATGTATCAATAACATCATTGTGGGAAAAAACACAACaatgaaagtatttaaaaaaaaaatcatccagatTCTCCTAGAAACCAATTTCACCatcaaaaaaccccccaaaattaTAAAACCTACCCGACAAATCCaattcctaaaaataaaataacaaaacaacaTCAAATTCACACATCATCAACAAAATTACAACAATATCTCCACCAACCAACAAAAAGCCTCACAAACTTTCCTAAACatcataaatttttaaaaaattaacacatTCCCAAATTTAACCAAATTATAAACCCTCTCTACCTAATCACCCACAAAATAAACACTTTCCAATAAAACCCTAAataacaacaaataaaaaatttaactAACACAATACATCTATCAAAACGTAACACAAATATCCTAAAccaaactcaaaaaaacccccaaaacctcccacaaaacaaaaaaaaaacccaaaaactcaCTTAATTTTTCAATGCAGATACAAACCATAAAAACAAAGCCTCACAATCctaggtttttaaattttaaacaagaaatatCCAAAAAATTACCACAAAAATAACTAACTCGTAACAACCATTCATAACAACATCACCTTTTAATCCGTTAATATCGACTCTTCCTATCATTGTGGGACAGAATTCACCAGGTGCTGGATTTTGGTGTTTGTGCTGCCAAATGAGCCCATCTGAGCTGAGGGCAGCCCCAGACATCCCTTCATGGTGCTggtgcctgcctgtgctgggtttTGTTCACACCCACAATGCAGCCACAGTCACAAGACCAGCACAGAAGTGCAACAGCTGAGAAATGAGGTAAGGTACTATTCATTCAAActtttatgggttttttcctttggtggtgttgcttttttttccttagagtCATTTCAACTAAAATACCCTGGGGGAAACCCCAAGGGACTGTTTCTTGTCTCATGTCCTATCACCTATCTCTTCCACAGATTTAATTTAGCCAGTATAATCCTCAGTTTTGAAATGTAAGGAGTATGCAGAAGACCAAGCAAAATGTCATCTGTggcctttctttccctttttggaAAGAACACTGCAAACATGCAGACAACAGCCAAAATagttcactttttttcccctttctacCCGAAGAAAATCATCACCTGACACTCTCCATGGGTATATTCCCTGCTCCCTAGGAGTAGAAACAGATGTAAGAGTAACCCTTGACTCTTTGGAAACACCAAGTTGAACATACCAGATCACCACCGAAAATCAGcaatctctttttcctttctgatatCATGAAAAGTAAAGGAAGCAATGACTGGATTTAGCTCAAAGCACATTTTGACACCTAACACTCTACCCATGGATGCTATGTACAATCAATAAAATCCTGTATTggagaagaaacaaacaaaaaaataccaccaaaaaaaccaactaacTAACcgaccaaaaaaaaaaccacaaaaaccaaaccaaaccaaacaaaaaccaaacaaataaaacaccaaaaaaagccacacaaaagaggaaaaaaaaaaaacacaaagagagGTCTGTAGAGCCAGATTTCTTTCCTTCCGCGTTTTAAAGGGTGACTCACAGAGGTGTGAGTCCCACAGACTGACATCCTCAAAGGAGCTGTGACTGCCTGCGCACGCAGAGCCTGCCTGCAGACACGGCGTGGGGAGCCCCACGCTGTCATGGAAATCTGCGATggaacaaaaagcagcagcacttggggCTTTCTGGCATTCTgaccagcagctgctttgcatGCAGCTCACTCTGCTGCcctaaaagaaaacacaagagtGCAGAATTCTGCAagctgagaaggagaaaaagccaaCAAGCAGAGCACGAGGCAGCCCAAAGGTAAGATGACAAGAGATATTTCACTATAGCTAAACCTGGCCTTAAAAGCTTTCCTCTTGTCACGAGAGCCAAAAACtaattatattttacataaCTTGCATTGCTTACAGCTTAGCTAACTTTTTTAATGCCTGAACAAAGCTTCCCTTTGAATTTATactttatataatattttttctgtttattttttaataaatctgcACAACACATCCTAGTCTGAAACATCTTTTAATCATAGTGGGAATTTTCTTAGTTAAACATCTTGGTGAGAAGCTGAAATTCTATTTCTCTAGACCCAGAACTTCTTAGACACACTATCAAACAAATTAGAAACAAGACTGAAGAAAGGAAGGTAGTAATGAAATCTCCTACAGAGGCATTGAAGTAAAGAACTTTGTCagtatttattactttttagaAATTCCTTAATtaacttttccttcctttggcTCTCAGTTATGGGCTCCCTCCCAGCATCAAACCCACAGTGCTTCATGCTGCTTTTCTTACTTCTGTCTAAGCCAGGAATTTACAGAATCTCACTTACCTGCCCTTACTGTGTCTTTAAGGAGCAAAGAactaaatttccttttttgctgATCTGAATCTCATTCAAAGAGATCTTAATCTCTCAAACCACAGCAAGGGAGAGTTTGCCTGTGAAATCCTATGGGGGGTGACTTGATCTGCAGGACAGAAACTTTGACTGCTCAGTTGATAAACAGTTGACAAATCCAAAATGGAACAGCATCAAAATCAGCAACTCATGTAGGAAAGACACTGGTTTGAAGTAAAAACTAGAGAACAgcaggagaaattaatttctgggtGCTGACAGAAAGATCTCTGGCATACTTTATTTACAGGTTCCATTTGCTGTCATGGAACTGGCTGGAGGAAAGGATCTGGTATTCCTGgccatttgcatttttaagtgattacagcactgcagaaacCAATGAGCACCTTCCTGGTCCTTATCAGGAGAGTCTGAGGGCAGGATCAAGCCAGAACCCTTCCTCTAAAGAAGGCAATTACTTTGTGACCCCAGCTCAGCTCGGAGGGTGCCTGCCTGACTCCTTCAGTTCCTTCTTGCAGAGGCAAATCCAGCTGCATGTTTCCTGTAACCCCTGTCTCTGCTCTGGTAAGTCTGGCTGATTTAGACAAAATCTCATCCCTCTACCAAAGACTTAACCTCTGGCAGAAACAGCCTGTTGGAagcttcctgcctgcagctttCAAACAGCCTTTAGAAGGGCCAGAGGTACTCACAGTCCCTCTTTGGCCAGGGGTGGTGGGAGGGAGTGCAGGATGGCAGTGACTGTATGGGATCTTCACATTCATAAATGTGGGGCACCCTTCTGTTCTTGGCTCCCCGAGATCTCATCTGATAGCTTGATGCAGGAAACAGGAGCCACAGAATTGTTGCACCCTCGTGATCCAAGAAACCCTAAAATCAGGGTTCTGCAGAGAGATTGAATCTCTCCAAGGGGATGGTGCAGTCATACTCTGCCCAGCCAGAATTTCAGGACAGCACAGTCTGGGGTTACAGCTAACAGTGCAAGTGAGGGTGGGCACCAGAAAGCCCTATCCCCCTTGAGGTACAACCTTGCCCCAAAATCactggcactgagcagctccaCGCTACCAGGAGCTGCAAttcagcacacagcaggggaaCAAAGTGTTTCCAAGGCTGTGGACACATAGAGACCTCATTAGCCTTTGTTCTATGTCTTCTACATGATCTTCATCCTTCCTTGTGgtgattttcttctctttcagcaTACCTGGAGATATGAATGACACCCATGGCAAGGGCAATATCAGTGCTACTGTGGAACTGTTCCAGCTCATTGTGTACACCCCCACTTTTATCCTGGGATTGCTGTTCAACATAATGGCTCTGTCATTCCTGTTTTTTAAGGTTAAAAAGCTGTCAGAATCTACAGTCTACATGATAGCCCTTATATTCCTGGATACTTTGCTGTTGTTTACCCTTCCTTTCAAAATCATTTCCTACCACCTTCAGGACAACTGGAACTTGGGGTCTGTGTTTTGCTCCACCTTGGAGAGCCTGTACTTTGTGAACATGTATGGCAGCATCCTCATCTCCCTGTGCATCTGCGTGGATCGCTACATCGCTATCTGCTACCCCTTTGTGGCACTCACCCTCAGGTCCATCAAGAAAGCTGCCATGGTCTGTGCTCTCATCTGCCTGGGCACGTCTGTGGGGACACTCTCTACTTTCCAACTGCATGGAAAGGGCCACAACATCTCGTCCTGCTTCCACAACTTCTCCAAGAGCACGTGGGAGAAcgcaggggctgctcagcacccTGGAGATCATCTTCTTCGGCAGCATGGCAGCCATGACTTTCTGCACGGCCCAAACTGTCCGGTGCCTGAGGAGGCACCGAAAGCCAGACAACCCCCAGACACacagcaccagagcagagaggatCGTGGTGACAAACCTGGCTGCCTTTCTGGTGTGTTTCACACCTTACCACGTGGCATACCTGATGTACTTTTTGGTGAAGAACAATGTCATCCACATCAGTTTTCAACAAGTGCTACGAGACACTGTTCAGGTCACCCTTTGCTGGGCAAACCTGAACTGCTGTCTCGATGGGGTGtgttattattttgttttaaaggagtCCTTGGAAGACCCATggcaaaacagtgaaaaaagagCTGTGCAAAAGCCTTGATTTATGTACTGAATGTTCATTACTTGGGATGATGTTGGAGAGGCTTTTGTGGAAAGTACAGGGTTCTGAACTTCTTGCCTAAGCAGTTTGCTTTAAATATtcacagctgaaaatatttctttaaaaccaGAACTATGTCAATTTCCAAGA is a genomic window containing:
- the LOC118689924 gene encoding LOW QUALITY PROTEIN: G-protein coupled receptor 55-like (The sequence of the model RefSeq protein was modified relative to this genomic sequence to represent the inferred CDS: deleted 1 base in 1 codon), producing MNDTHGKGNISATVELFQLIVYTPTFILGLLFNIMALSFLFFKVKKLSESTVYMIALIFLDTLLLFTLPFKIISYHLQDNWNLGSVFCSTLESLYFVNMYGSILISLCICVDRYIAICYPFVALTLRSIKKAAMVCALICLGTSVGTLSTFQLHGKGHNISSCFHNFSKSTWENAGLLSTLEIIFFGSMAAMTFCTAQTVRCLRRHRKPDNPQTHSTRAERIVVTNLAAFLVCFTPYHVAYLMYFLVKNNVIHISFQQVLRDTVQVTLCWANLNCCLDGVCYYFVLKESLEDPWQNSEKRAVQKP